One genomic segment of Pseudomonas chlororaphis subsp. aurantiaca includes these proteins:
- a CDS encoding two-partner secretion domain-containing protein — protein sequence MNKSYALIWNQATGRWNVASEGTRRRGKSSRLKVVIAAGFSLLGLLAQAPAFALPGGAAIVAGEAGIHTTNDGKHMTVEQQSNKLITHWNDFSVAGDESVSFHQPGSQSVALNRVVGTNGSDIQGRIDANGQVFLINPNGVVFGKSAQVNVSGLVASTQNISDKDFLDGTYRFTGNSSAAVNNAGQITASEGGSVALLGAQVSNSGVIQAQMGSVALGAGKDFSVNFDGNGLLNLQVNGAAVDALVQNGGLLKADGGQVLMTASSAGSLLKNVVSNQGVIEAKTLQNKAGKIVLDGGDTGIVQVAGRLDASALGGQGNGGVVENRGARVEVQLAAQVDTRTDKGATGTWKISSDEVSVSKADSSTRGLVIGGGLNGNNATGGTTSAAPTLHADTLAQNLDRTNVELSSKGNLSVNKAVSWSSGNKLGLTAERGDVQVNSALSATGAGTALALNAAQGSIRLNDNVALSGSGASLELNSQNGHSLTDDKSVTLSGADARFSANGEAYQVVQNLKQLRDIENNLNGRFVLGNQITGQGRFKTLGENKSFTGKLDGLGNTISDLSIYGTTAFVGLFSANLGQISNLNLERISASGASSTHYNTQVGTLAALNMGSIRNVKAKDVRVTGASHLNSLGGLVALNLNGDIANSSASGLVIGNKYTYAMGGLVGENISNPDGVAKISNSHADATLSGQMMSRDSTGVGGLVGSNRGGIIANASSTGMINVAGANLNVGGLVGENTADGRISNSHSSTNVSGSRAGRVGGLVGSNQGSLANSHASGEVTGYGTEAIGGLVGKNQGGSIANSSASSSVSDLYSKNVGGLIGHNQSGRIDNASVSGTVKGGKNADIGGLIGYSKDGRINNTSVSATVSGGGNSQVGGLVGHSQDSDINNATASATVSGGDDSQVGGLVGRQQGKVGNSSAKGSVKGGRYSSVGGLAGMNEGEISNAKTTSNVSGGYGARMGGLVGMNFGKVHLSSAGGKIDGSYYSGQIYGGLVGIDFKPNLQTNNSVFGEATKVPQVGLQF from the coding sequence ATGAACAAAAGCTATGCATTGATCTGGAACCAGGCCACTGGTCGCTGGAACGTCGCCAGCGAAGGGACCCGGCGCCGAGGCAAATCAAGCCGACTCAAGGTCGTGATCGCCGCCGGCTTCTCGCTGCTGGGCCTGCTGGCCCAGGCCCCGGCCTTCGCCCTGCCGGGAGGAGCGGCGATAGTCGCGGGCGAGGCCGGCATTCACACCACCAACGACGGCAAGCACATGACCGTCGAGCAGCAGAGCAACAAGCTGATCACCCACTGGAACGACTTCAGCGTCGCCGGCGACGAAAGCGTCAGCTTCCATCAGCCCGGCAGCCAGTCGGTCGCCCTCAACCGAGTGGTCGGCACCAACGGCAGTGACATCCAGGGCCGCATCGACGCCAACGGCCAGGTGTTCCTGATCAACCCCAATGGCGTGGTCTTCGGCAAGTCCGCCCAGGTCAACGTCAGCGGCCTGGTGGCCTCCACCCAGAACATCAGCGACAAGGATTTCCTCGACGGCACCTACCGCTTCACCGGTAACTCCAGCGCTGCCGTGAACAACGCCGGCCAGATCACCGCCAGCGAAGGCGGCAGCGTCGCCCTGCTCGGCGCACAGGTCAGCAACAGCGGGGTGATCCAGGCGCAGATGGGTAGCGTCGCGCTGGGCGCGGGCAAGGACTTCAGCGTCAACTTCGACGGCAACGGCCTGCTCAACCTGCAGGTGAACGGTGCCGCGGTGGATGCTCTGGTGCAAAACGGTGGCCTGCTCAAGGCCGACGGCGGCCAGGTGTTGATGACCGCCAGCAGCGCCGGCAGCCTGCTGAAAAACGTGGTGAGCAACCAGGGCGTGATCGAAGCCAAGACCTTGCAGAACAAGGCCGGCAAGATTGTCCTCGACGGTGGCGACACCGGTATCGTCCAGGTGGCCGGGCGCCTGGACGCCAGCGCCCTGGGCGGCCAGGGCAACGGCGGCGTGGTGGAAAACCGCGGCGCCAGGGTCGAAGTGCAACTGGCCGCGCAAGTGGACACCCGCACCGACAAGGGCGCGACCGGTACCTGGAAGATCAGCTCGGACGAGGTGAGCGTTTCCAAGGCGGACAGCAGCACCCGCGGCCTGGTCATCGGTGGCGGCCTCAACGGCAACAATGCAACAGGTGGCACCACCAGCGCTGCCCCGACCCTGCATGCCGATACCCTGGCCCAGAACCTGGACCGGACCAACGTCGAACTGAGCAGCAAGGGCAACCTGTCGGTTAACAAGGCGGTTTCCTGGAGCAGCGGCAACAAGCTCGGCCTGACCGCCGAACGCGGCGACGTCCAGGTAAATTCAGCATTGAGCGCCACCGGCGCCGGTACAGCCCTGGCCCTGAATGCCGCGCAGGGCAGCATCCGCCTGAACGACAATGTCGCGTTGAGCGGATCGGGAGCCAGCCTGGAGCTGAACTCCCAAAACGGCCACAGCCTCACGGATGACAAGAGCGTCACACTCTCCGGTGCGGATGCCCGCTTCAGCGCCAACGGCGAGGCCTATCAGGTGGTGCAGAACCTGAAGCAACTGCGCGATATCGAAAACAACTTGAATGGCCGTTTTGTACTGGGTAACCAGATCACCGGCCAAGGCCGTTTCAAGACGCTTGGCGAAAACAAATCTTTCACTGGCAAGCTTGATGGCCTGGGCAATACCATCAGCGACCTGTCGATCTATGGCACCACCGCCTTTGTCGGGCTGTTCAGCGCGAACCTGGGGCAGATCAGCAACCTGAACCTCGAGCGCATTTCAGCCAGTGGCGCCTCTTCCACCCACTACAACACCCAGGTCGGCACCCTTGCCGCGCTGAACATGGGTAGCATCCGCAACGTCAAGGCCAAGGATGTACGGGTAACCGGGGCGTCTCATCTCAACTCCCTGGGCGGCCTGGTCGCGCTCAACCTGAACGGCGACATCGCCAACTCCTCGGCCAGCGGCCTGGTGATCGGCAACAAATACACCTATGCAATGGGTGGCCTGGTGGGTGAAAACATCTCTAACCCCGATGGCGTGGCGAAAATCTCCAATAGCCATGCCGATGCCACCCTCTCGGGTCAAATGATGAGTCGTGATTCCACGGGGGTCGGGGGCCTGGTGGGCTCGAACCGCGGCGGCATCATCGCCAACGCCTCCAGCACCGGCATGATCAATGTCGCCGGCGCCAACCTGAACGTCGGCGGCCTGGTCGGTGAAAATACTGCCGATGGCCGCATCAGCAACTCCCACTCCAGCACCAATGTCTCGGGTAGCCGGGCTGGTCGGGTCGGAGGCCTGGTCGGGTCCAACCAGGGTTCCCTGGCCAACTCTCATGCCAGTGGCGAGGTAACCGGCTATGGCACGGAAGCGATCGGCGGCCTGGTAGGCAAAAATCAGGGTGGCTCGATCGCCAACAGCTCTGCCAGCAGCAGTGTGTCCGATCTCTACAGTAAAAATGTAGGCGGCCTGATTGGCCACAACCAGAGCGGCCGCATCGATAACGCTTCGGTCTCGGGCACGGTGAAAGGCGGCAAGAATGCCGACATTGGCGGCCTGATCGGTTACAGCAAGGATGGTCGTATCAACAACACCTCGGTATCCGCCACGGTGAGCGGTGGCGGCAATAGCCAGGTCGGCGGCCTGGTCGGTCACAGCCAAGATAGCGATATCAACAACGCCACGGCATCCGCCACGGTAAGCGGCGGTGACGATAGCCAGGTCGGCGGCCTGGTCGGCAGGCAACAGGGCAAGGTCGGCAACTCCTCCGCCAAAGGCTCGGTCAAAGGTGGTCGCTATAGCAGTGTGGGAGGCTTGGCCGGGATGAATGAAGGAGAGATCAGCAACGCCAAAACCACCAGCAACGTCAGCGGCGGTTATGGCGCACGCATGGGCGGTCTCGTGGGGATGAACTTTGGCAAGGTGCACCTGTCATCGGCAGGCGGCAAGATCGATGGTTCTTATTACTCCGGACAGATCTACGGCGGCCTGGTCGGCATCGACTTCAAGCCAAATCTGCAAACCAACAACAGCGTCTTTGGTGAAGCGACCAAGGTGCCGCAGGTTGGCCTGCAGTTCTGA
- a CDS encoding ATP-binding protein — MIRACCRIVVLCLLLVPSPLLLAQESDISLIARVAVTSRPWLSEADRQWLASRGPLTIGVALPDYPPLGMLDVNRFQGITADYLALLFEVPPHVRLFASRQAALTALHNGEIDLVGGGSAVDAEDHGLLLTQAYEPNQPVLVTAESRSFDPEKPGTRLGVFAGYRIEEKVSAIYPNSQVLPFVSTLRALEALSLGEVDGVIDDAVSAHYLININYLLDLHIENFAPVESRGFGFLVRASDTRLHGVIERALPFIRSRHSENILRNWSAGSSLRLTQQRVKLTPAENRWLAAHPEIPVSVSDSLGALGQLDSGGQVRGIGPDYLKLISQRSGLTFRPVRAQNYTEMKTQITQGQTLMTSVTSADPDTEADMDILLPYLRSSVVLMAGPRSARTQGSPFHSLEDLQGKRLASVPGYFINPIIQQDYPDIRLQIYPNFLEAMRSVDDGRSDAFIGSDYTGRFLSAQRFNNRLRVIGILDEFSRPVSLGVLKGQEELRSILEKAQVAITPEEVADIVRQWEPRFSSSGSNFWRDHRSKILRLGGVFGLLVLLSLIWGFYLTRQVRKTRQAEGELALAREKAETANEAKSVFLSTMSHEIRTPLNAIIGLQEVVLQKAERGELDLASLGIAQEAAQGLLLLLGNVLDLNRIESGMIDSAPEAVLLKAQIEAIAPLVAGMARQKHLAFEMQFAGDMEQWVLIDPLHLKQVLFNLLSNAIKFTEQGGVTLRASGSQDGGYLRLLLEVIDTGLGIAVQDQARLFQPFSQVSSAQVGQSFGSGLGLNITRRLVELMDGSIDLNSEQGKGSCFSVTLQLPLAEAPAEAKVEIPATSTGQPSLNILVAEDNAFSRLTLEEQLLVLGHRVTLVEDGQAAWEAWLAAEYDVLITDSQMPRLGGYDLTLRIRQMEREEGRRRCWILGATASAEDAEIQRCLSAGMDDVVFKPLTQQVLRQALENTQRDPARA, encoded by the coding sequence ATGATTCGAGCGTGCTGTCGGATAGTCGTTCTCTGCCTGTTACTTGTTCCATCGCCGCTACTGCTCGCGCAGGAATCAGACATCTCGCTTATCGCAAGGGTGGCAGTGACCAGCCGACCATGGCTGAGCGAAGCAGACCGCCAGTGGCTGGCAAGCAGAGGTCCGCTCACGATCGGGGTGGCACTGCCCGACTACCCGCCGCTGGGCATGCTCGACGTCAATCGCTTTCAGGGAATCACCGCGGACTACCTGGCCTTGCTGTTCGAAGTCCCCCCTCATGTCCGTCTGTTTGCTTCCCGGCAGGCGGCGTTGACCGCGTTGCACAATGGCGAGATCGACTTGGTCGGCGGCGGCTCCGCAGTGGATGCCGAGGACCACGGCCTGCTACTGACCCAGGCCTATGAACCGAACCAGCCCGTGCTGGTAACAGCCGAGAGCCGCTCTTTCGACCCAGAGAAACCCGGCACCCGGCTGGGCGTATTTGCCGGCTATCGTATCGAGGAAAAAGTCTCCGCCATTTATCCGAACAGCCAGGTCCTGCCATTTGTCTCGACGCTGCGCGCGCTCGAAGCGTTAAGCCTGGGCGAGGTCGACGGGGTGATCGACGATGCGGTGTCGGCTCACTACCTGATCAACATCAACTACCTGCTGGACCTGCATATCGAAAACTTCGCTCCGGTGGAAAGCCGTGGCTTCGGCTTCCTGGTGCGCGCCTCCGATACGCGATTGCATGGCGTGATCGAACGCGCCTTGCCATTCATACGCTCGCGCCATAGCGAAAATATTCTGCGTAATTGGAGTGCGGGGAGCAGCCTGCGCCTGACCCAGCAGCGCGTGAAACTGACGCCCGCCGAGAACCGTTGGCTGGCGGCACACCCGGAAATCCCGGTGAGCGTCAGTGACTCTCTCGGAGCATTGGGGCAACTGGACAGCGGTGGGCAGGTACGGGGTATCGGCCCCGACTACCTCAAGTTGATCAGCCAGCGAAGCGGCCTGACGTTCCGCCCTGTCCGGGCGCAGAACTATACCGAGATGAAAACCCAGATAACCCAGGGCCAGACCCTGATGACCTCGGTCACGTCGGCAGATCCTGATACCGAGGCCGATATGGATATCCTCCTTCCTTATCTGAGGAGCTCGGTCGTGCTGATGGCCGGACCACGATCCGCACGCACCCAGGGCAGTCCTTTTCATAGCCTTGAAGACCTGCAAGGCAAGCGACTGGCCAGTGTCCCCGGCTACTTCATCAACCCGATCATCCAGCAGGACTATCCAGACATCCGGCTACAGATCTATCCCAACTTCCTGGAGGCCATGCGCAGCGTGGATGACGGGCGTAGCGACGCCTTCATCGGCAGTGACTACACCGGCCGTTTCCTGTCCGCGCAGCGTTTCAACAACCGCTTGCGCGTGATCGGCATCCTCGACGAGTTCTCCCGCCCCGTCAGCCTTGGGGTGCTAAAAGGGCAGGAAGAATTGCGCAGCATCCTGGAAAAAGCCCAGGTTGCTATCACCCCGGAGGAAGTGGCTGATATCGTGCGACAGTGGGAACCACGATTCTCTAGTAGCGGCAGCAACTTCTGGCGCGATCATCGTAGCAAGATCCTCCGGCTTGGCGGGGTCTTCGGTTTGCTGGTCCTGCTATCGCTGATCTGGGGCTTCTACCTGACTCGACAGGTGCGCAAGACCCGTCAGGCCGAAGGAGAGCTGGCGCTGGCGCGCGAGAAGGCCGAGACGGCCAACGAGGCCAAGAGCGTGTTCCTGTCCACCATGAGTCATGAAATCCGTACCCCGCTGAACGCGATCATCGGCCTGCAGGAAGTGGTGCTGCAGAAAGCCGAGCGGGGCGAACTGGACCTGGCGTCGCTGGGGATTGCGCAAGAGGCCGCGCAGGGGTTGCTGTTGCTGCTCGGCAATGTGCTCGACCTGAACCGGATCGAGTCCGGCATGATCGACTCGGCGCCCGAGGCGGTGCTGCTCAAGGCCCAGATCGAAGCGATCGCGCCCCTGGTGGCCGGCATGGCACGACAGAAGCACCTGGCGTTCGAGATGCAGTTCGCGGGCGACATGGAGCAATGGGTGCTGATCGACCCGCTGCATTTGAAACAGGTGCTGTTCAACCTGTTGAGCAACGCCATTAAGTTCACTGAGCAAGGCGGAGTAACGCTGCGTGCCTCGGGGAGCCAAGATGGCGGATATCTGCGACTGCTGCTGGAGGTCATCGACACTGGCCTCGGTATTGCCGTGCAGGACCAGGCTCGGCTGTTCCAGCCCTTCTCCCAGGTCAGCTCAGCCCAGGTCGGGCAAAGCTTCGGCAGCGGGCTGGGGCTGAATATCACCCGGCGCCTAGTTGAGCTCATGGACGGTAGCATCGACTTGAACAGCGAGCAGGGCAAAGGTTCCTGCTTCAGCGTCACCCTGCAACTGCCCCTGGCCGAGGCGCCTGCCGAAGCCAAAGTAGAAATACCGGCGACCAGCACCGGGCAGCCTTCACTGAACATTCTCGTTGCCGAGGACAATGCGTTCAGCCGGTTGACGCTGGAAGAGCAATTATTGGTTCTGGGTCATCGCGTGACGCTGGTCGAGGATGGGCAGGCGGCGTGGGAAGCCTGGCTGGCTGCCGAGTACGATGTGTTGATCACCGACAGCCAGATGCCGCGCCTGGGCGGCTATGACTTGACCCTGCGCATCCGCCAGATGGAGCGCGAGGAGGGGCGCCGGCGTTGCTGGATCCTCGGTGCGACCGCCAGTGCCGAGGATGCGGAGATCCAGCGGTGCCTGTCCGCCGGGATGGACGATGTGGTGTTCAAGCCCCTGACGCAGCAGGTGTTGCGCCAGGCGCTGGAAAATACTCAACGCGATCCTGCGCGGGCTTGA
- a CDS encoding alpha/beta hydrolase codes for MTILYRDMNQAQLDAAYNNTQAVPDFPSIYAALQARSASFYASAAGRLNLPYGSGPRQRYDWLPCGKTDAPTLIFIHGGYWQNCSKEDFAFIAAGPLAAGFNVVLAEYTLAPQASMTQIVSEIGSLLEHLQADADQLGITGHKVVLSGHSAGGHLALQFRSHPWVTDVLAISALVDLEPISLSWLNEKLSLSDAEIDAYSPLHHIDKGARTWVAVGADELSELVRQSDEYAKQALARGESVQLIHVPGCTHFSVLDEMAKPQGALLQALSSIR; via the coding sequence ATGACCATCCTCTATCGCGACATGAATCAAGCCCAACTCGATGCGGCGTACAACAATACGCAAGCGGTGCCGGATTTCCCCAGTATCTACGCTGCCTTGCAGGCGCGTAGCGCCAGTTTCTATGCCTCTGCGGCCGGTCGCCTCAACCTGCCTTATGGCAGCGGTCCCAGGCAGCGTTATGACTGGCTGCCTTGTGGAAAAACCGACGCCCCGACGCTCATCTTCATCCATGGCGGGTATTGGCAGAATTGCAGCAAGGAAGACTTTGCATTCATCGCCGCCGGGCCCCTGGCGGCGGGGTTCAACGTCGTCCTGGCCGAATACACGCTTGCGCCGCAAGCCTCGATGACACAGATCGTCAGCGAGATTGGCAGCCTGCTCGAGCATCTCCAGGCCGACGCCGATCAGCTGGGGATCACAGGGCACAAGGTGGTCTTGAGCGGGCACTCGGCAGGCGGACACCTGGCGCTGCAGTTCCGCTCGCACCCATGGGTGACCGATGTCCTGGCCATCAGCGCACTGGTCGACCTGGAACCCATCAGCCTGTCGTGGCTGAACGAGAAGCTGAGTCTCTCGGATGCGGAAATCGATGCGTATAGCCCGCTGCACCATATCGACAAGGGCGCCCGTACATGGGTGGCGGTAGGCGCCGACGAGCTGTCGGAACTGGTCCGCCAGTCCGATGAATACGCCAAGCAGGCCTTGGCTCGAGGAGAGTCTGTGCAACTGATTCACGTGCCGGGCTGCACGCACTTTTCAGTACTGGATGAAATGGCAAAACCGCAGGGAGCCTTGCTTCAGGCCCTGTCATCCATCCGTTGA
- a CDS encoding LysE family translocator, with translation MLSNYLGEFLALATIHFLAVVAPGPDFAVTIRQSVRFGRVVGLGTAIGIGAGISVHVLYTLLGVGALMHTTPWLLSVAKVVGGAYILYLGVSLLRSKPKTSIEGSDAGNDQAQRQTLPKAFMTGFLTNATNPKATLFFLAIFTTVISATTPLKVQALYGVWMCCVNALWFVIVALFFSSPRVRLLFMRMGHWFERTMGVILILFAGRLILSM, from the coding sequence ATGCTTTCCAACTATCTAGGCGAATTCCTGGCCCTGGCGACCATCCACTTTCTCGCCGTGGTGGCTCCCGGGCCTGACTTTGCCGTGACCATCCGCCAGAGCGTGCGCTTTGGCCGGGTGGTCGGGCTGGGCACGGCCATCGGCATCGGCGCGGGGATTTCCGTGCATGTGCTGTACACCCTGCTGGGGGTCGGTGCGCTGATGCACACCACGCCATGGCTGCTGAGCGTGGCCAAGGTGGTGGGCGGTGCCTACATTCTTTATCTCGGGGTCAGCCTGCTGCGCAGCAAGCCCAAGACCTCGATCGAAGGCAGCGATGCGGGCAACGATCAGGCGCAAAGGCAGACTTTGCCCAAGGCCTTCATGACCGGTTTCCTGACCAACGCCACCAACCCCAAGGCCACGCTGTTCTTCCTGGCGATTTTCACCACGGTGATCAGCGCCACCACGCCCCTCAAGGTGCAGGCGCTCTACGGTGTGTGGATGTGTTGCGTGAACGCGCTGTGGTTCGTGATCGTCGCGCTGTTCTTTTCCAGCCCGCGGGTGCGCTTGCTGTTCATGCGCATGGGCCATTGGTTCGAACGGACCATGGGGGTGATCCTGATTCTGTTCGCCGGGCGCCTGATCCTGTCGATGTAA
- a CDS encoding 2OG-Fe(II) oxygenase: MMLDVERLDETCIKKLAQEQVLALRIKNFLPHAQAIQLGDKILAPGFEGYINAPSIGRIGMAFYEAENQPLLIEDYFERATANIDELRSRCAPYASPVDTLRCMLDESWPAGAHLENLYGRKMYVGLSRVVKPGVCFLAHRDIFAKDAPDSFQAHSLEAQFACNLYLNMPEAGGALQMWNHDISPDQFDEMRGDSYGIDPALLGTPSLEIRPEPGDFIMFNSRRMHAVTPGVANPRLSLSFFVGYRGSSSPLTFWS; encoded by the coding sequence ATGATGCTTGACGTCGAGCGTCTCGATGAGACGTGCATAAAGAAACTGGCCCAGGAACAAGTGCTCGCCCTGCGCATCAAGAACTTCCTGCCGCACGCCCAGGCGATCCAGCTGGGCGACAAGATTCTCGCTCCCGGCTTCGAGGGCTACATCAACGCTCCCAGCATCGGGCGTATCGGCATGGCGTTTTACGAAGCGGAAAACCAGCCGCTGCTGATCGAGGACTATTTCGAGCGCGCCACAGCCAACATCGACGAACTGCGTTCGCGCTGCGCACCCTACGCCTCTCCTGTCGACACCCTGCGCTGCATGCTCGACGAGTCCTGGCCGGCCGGCGCCCACCTGGAAAACCTGTACGGGCGCAAGATGTACGTCGGCCTGTCGCGGGTGGTGAAGCCCGGCGTGTGTTTCCTCGCCCATCGCGACATCTTCGCCAAGGACGCCCCCGACAGCTTCCAGGCCCACAGCCTGGAAGCACAGTTCGCCTGCAACCTCTACCTGAACATGCCCGAGGCCGGCGGCGCCCTGCAGATGTGGAATCACGATATTTCACCCGATCAGTTCGACGAGATGCGCGGCGACAGCTACGGCATCGATCCCGCCCTGCTCGGCACACCCTCGCTGGAGATCCGCCCGGAGCCCGGGGATTTCATCATGTTCAATTCAAGGCGCATGCATGCCGTCACCCCAGGGGTGGCCAACCCGCGCCTGAGCCTTTCCTTTTTTGTCGGCTATCGCGGCAGCTCGTCCCCCCTGACCTTCTGGAGTTGA
- a CDS encoding alanyl-tRNA editing protein, producing the protein MTLRLFFHNDELKANVEVLECTPQDNEFAVVLRATIFHPQGGGQPCDTGWIGDSQVLRVVQEPERIVHYVSQPVQPGMVQVQVDEQRRQFNTRMHSAGHLIGHFGETRGWVPVKAHHWPGEGRVSFKPGDSPQELDVDSLQSGIDHWIAADLPRLISLREGSREIGFGELPAYGCGGTHVKRLKELGSVTIASLSQKKGMLSVHYHVD; encoded by the coding sequence ATGACGCTTCGCCTCTTTTTTCATAATGATGAACTCAAGGCCAACGTTGAAGTGCTCGAATGCACCCCGCAGGACAACGAATTCGCGGTGGTCCTGCGTGCCACGATTTTTCATCCCCAAGGCGGCGGCCAACCCTGCGACACCGGCTGGATCGGCGACAGCCAGGTATTGCGCGTGGTCCAGGAACCCGAGCGGATCGTTCATTACGTCAGCCAGCCGGTACAACCGGGCATGGTCCAGGTCCAGGTCGATGAACAGCGTCGCCAGTTCAATACCCGCATGCATTCGGCCGGGCACCTGATCGGCCATTTCGGCGAAACCCGCGGCTGGGTTCCGGTCAAGGCCCATCACTGGCCTGGCGAGGGCCGCGTGTCCTTCAAGCCCGGCGACAGCCCGCAGGAACTCGACGTCGACAGCCTGCAGAGTGGCATCGATCACTGGATTGCCGCCGACCTGCCGCGCCTGATCTCGCTGCGTGAAGGCTCGCGGGAAATCGGTTTCGGCGAGCTTCCCGCCTATGGTTGCGGTGGTACCCACGTGAAGCGCCTGAAGGAATTGGGCAGCGTCACTATCGCCTCCCTCTCGCAAAAGAAAGGAATGCTTTCAGTTCACTACCACGTGGACTGA
- a CDS encoding LysR family transcriptional regulator, translating into MSINLPLPLLGEMAIFVKVVEVGSFSEAARQLGSSPSAVSRSISRLEKALAIRLLQRTTRKLRLSEGGEEVFKRCSEMVSAAKSVMEISGQFTHEAEGLVRVSVPKAVGRFVVHPYMPEFLRRYPKVDVELLLEDRNIDLIDDNVDLAIRITDRPPAGLVGRQLLTIDHMLCATPQYLAEHGTPSHPHDLLNHSCIYLGETPSDARWKFKNGSKSVTVGVRGRYAANHTGVRLGAVLEHIGIGSLPYFTARHALEQGLLVQVLPDWTFLASYHGGAWLLHSPTRYLPPKLRVFIDYLVECLAKEPTLSRQGKQEAKGYEQPEGDGAG; encoded by the coding sequence GTGAGCATAAATCTTCCCCTTCCGTTGCTGGGTGAAATGGCGATTTTCGTCAAGGTCGTCGAGGTCGGCAGCTTCTCCGAAGCCGCCCGCCAGCTGGGCTCTTCACCGTCGGCGGTGAGCCGCAGTATTTCCCGGCTGGAGAAGGCGCTGGCGATTCGCCTGCTGCAACGCACCACGCGCAAGTTACGCTTGAGCGAAGGGGGCGAGGAGGTGTTCAAGCGTTGCAGCGAGATGGTCAGCGCCGCCAAGTCGGTGATGGAAATCAGCGGTCAGTTCACCCACGAGGCCGAAGGGTTGGTACGGGTCAGCGTGCCCAAGGCCGTGGGGCGTTTTGTCGTGCATCCTTATATGCCCGAGTTTCTGCGGCGTTACCCGAAGGTCGATGTCGAGTTGTTATTGGAAGATCGCAACATCGATCTGATCGACGACAACGTCGACCTGGCCATCCGCATCACCGATCGACCGCCGGCGGGGCTGGTCGGACGCCAGTTGCTGACCATCGACCATATGCTGTGTGCCACGCCGCAGTACCTGGCCGAGCATGGAACGCCGAGCCATCCCCATGACCTGCTCAACCACAGTTGCATTTACCTGGGCGAAACCCCCAGCGATGCGCGCTGGAAGTTCAAGAACGGCAGCAAGTCGGTGACCGTCGGCGTGCGCGGGCGTTATGCGGCCAATCACACCGGGGTGAGGCTGGGAGCAGTGCTGGAACATATCGGCATCGGCAGCCTGCCGTACTTCACTGCGCGGCATGCCCTGGAGCAGGGCTTGCTGGTACAGGTACTGCCGGACTGGACGTTTCTCGCCTCCTACCATGGCGGCGCCTGGTTGCTGCATTCGCCGACCCGTTACCTGCCGCCGAAGCTGCGGGTATTCATCGATTACCTGGTGGAGTGCCTGGCCAAGGAGCCGACCTTGAGCCGGCAGGGCAAGCAGGAGGCCAAAGGCTACGAACAGCCCGAAGGTGATGGCGCCGGCTGA
- a CDS encoding PA2817 family protein: MSNVVADHLVLLDHLRSILVAVGEAEQVPEESHALFLERFDELRASLPIDPIESQYLGQDLLCQVMQRYPQVAHLVPRDLLWFFAGDCLHYMPDEEIDLYQALEERRYEAEQNDEPFDWNQEKQLLALSAQDSKH; the protein is encoded by the coding sequence ATGTCCAACGTCGTCGCCGATCATCTCGTCCTGCTCGACCATTTGCGCAGTATCCTGGTCGCCGTGGGTGAAGCCGAGCAGGTTCCCGAAGAAAGCCATGCCTTGTTCCTGGAACGCTTCGACGAACTGCGCGCCTCACTGCCGATCGACCCGATCGAAAGCCAGTACCTGGGCCAGGATCTGCTGTGCCAGGTGATGCAGCGTTATCCACAGGTCGCCCATCTGGTACCGCGCGATCTACTGTGGTTCTTCGCCGGGGATTGCCTGCACTACATGCCCGACGAAGAAATCGACCTGTACCAGGCGCTTGAAGAGCGCCGCTACGAGGCCGAGCAGAACGATGAACCGTTCGACTGGAACCAGGAAAAGCAGCTGCTGGCGCTCTCCGCCCAGGACAGCAAGCACTGA